Proteins encoded together in one Miscanthus floridulus cultivar M001 chromosome 16, ASM1932011v1, whole genome shotgun sequence window:
- the LOC136512772 gene encoding probable beta-1,3-galactosyltransferase 12 encodes MPLHHPKHRHHDDDLLPYRRSDDEAKPRRPYTPTFPSSPSSANRRLLFFAVACLVLAAASFAFAVSTSRNRQPLPQPPHTVAFRCGRAEDSLRSFLAASSHGNFSAGDREKVLAVVGVHTEHGNFSAARRAALRATWFPPNPEDIVSLEHGTGLSFRFVTRRLKDKDKMEDLQKEADTYHDFLFIDADEDTKPPQKMLAFFKAAYHMFNAEFYVKANDDIYLRPDRLAALLAKERPQHKTYIGCMKKGPVVNDPNMKWYESSWELLGNEYFMHASASLYALSSEVVEALATAKSDSLRMFDYEDVTIGAWILAMNVKHEDNRAMCDSMCTPTSIAVWDSKKCSGTCNIADKIKQLHNTTVCSKSATLPPEVEEEE; translated from the exons ATGCCGCTCCACCACCCCAAGCACCGCCACCACGACGACGACCTCCTCCCCTACCGCCGCTCCGATGACGAGGCCAAGCCGCGCCGGCCCTACACCCCCACCTTCCCCTCGTCCCCCTCCTCCGCTAACCGCCGCCTCCTCTTCTTCGCCGTCGCCTGCCTCGTcctcgccgccgcctcctttGCCTTCGCCGTCTCCACCAGCCGCAACCGCCAGCCCCTGCCGCAGCCTCCGCATACTGTCGCCTTCCGCTGCGGCCGCGCCGAGGACTCGCTCCGCTCCTTCCTAGCGGCCTCCTCGCACGGCAACTTCTCCGCCGGCGACAGGGAGAAGGTGCTCGCCGTCGTTGGCGTACACACGGAGCACGGCAACTTCTCCGCTGCCCGACGCGCTGCACTCCGCGCTACCTGGTTCCCACCCAACCCCGAAGACATCGTAAG TTTAGAACATGGAACTGGATTATCTTTTAGGTTTGTCACTAGACGGCTAAAGGACAAAGATAAAATGGAAGATCTTCAGAAAGAGGCGGATACTTATCATGACTTTTTGTTTATTGATGCTGATGAGGACACAAAGCCCCCACAGAAGAT gttagcatttttcaaagcagcTTACCACATGTTCAATGCAGAATTCTATGTCAAAGCTAATGATGATATCTACCTGCGCCCAG ATAGACTTGCTGCTCTTCTTGCAAAAGAAAGACCTCAGCACAAGACATACATTGGTTGCATGAAGAAGGGACCAGTTGTCAATGATCCAAATATGAAATG GTATGAAAGTTCTTGGGAACTGTTGGGTAACGAGTACTTCATGCATGCTTCTGCCTCACTATATGCTCTTTCTTCTGAGGTGGTTGAAGCTCTAGCTACTGCAAAGAGTGATAG CTTAAGGATGTTTGATTATGAAGATGTTACAATCGGCGCATGGATTCTTGCTATGAATGTAAAGCATGAAGACAACCGAGCAATGTGTGATTCAATGTGCACTCCAACCTCCATTGCTGTATGGGACAGTAAGAAATGTTCAG